The Cryptococcus neoformans var. neoformans B-3501A chromosome 4, whole genome shotgun sequence genome has a window encoding:
- a CDS encoding hypothetical protein (Match to EST gb|CF190834.1|CF190834; HMMPfam hit to zf-Tim10_DDP, Tim10/DDP family zinc finger, score: 60.9, E(): 3.4e-15) yields MSFLFGGNNRSVEGSVDPAKIEMAVAELDMITDVFNRLVNSCHTKCISSTPLNHRYAEGDLLKGESVCIDRCTAKFFEVNKKVGERMSAMGSAAQATGSFGR; encoded by the exons ATGAGTTTTCTTTTCGGAGGCAACA ACCGATCTGTCGAGGGCTCTGtcgaccccgccaaaataGAAATGGCCGTCGCTGAGCTCGATATGATCACAGATGTCTT CAACCGTCTTGTCAATTCATGTCACACTAAATGTATCTCTTCAACACCGCTCAACCACCGATACGCTGAAGGGGATCTTTTGAAGGGCGAAAGTGTGTGCATCGACCGCTGCACTGCGAAATTTTTTGAG GTAAACAAAAAGGTTGGAGAGAGGATGTCTGCTATGGGCAGTGCGGCGCAGGCCACTGGAAGTTTCGGGAGGTAA
- a CDS encoding hypothetical protein (HMMPfam hit to Rhodanese, Rhodanese-like domain, score: 62.4, E(): 1.2e-15) — translation MRLPSIANPYLRTARSFTTSAHLRVPLLLTPKQFNDLPKQTTLPLDATWHMPNSPRSALAEYLNGPRIPNARRFDLDEVAELSVGKNPLSLTHMLPSAERFKKELEKLGIHKDTHVVVYDTIGIFSSPRALYTFKAFGHDKVSVLDGGLPRWIEEGNEVEMGEAGEVGSSEYPKVQGPKKDWVRSYEEIVSNSQKPLSDPTAEIVLDHRPAARFLGINPEPRPNLPSGHIPNSRSLPFTHYLVPATDKKPFSNYKPVPELKQVLVDGVGGEAMWDDIERRDKPLVFSCGSGMTAAIGWLANELIRETEGKAPKSALYDESWTGYALREDSKIARNGHFKP, via the exons ATGAGACTTCCATCTATCGCAAACCCCTATCTCAGGACAGCAAGGAGTTTTACAACCTCAGCTCACCTCAGAGTTCCCCTGCTGCTCACCCCAAAACAGTTTAatgatcttcccaag CAAACTACTCTGCCCCTCGACGCCACATGGCATATGCCCAATTCTCCTCGCTCGGCGTTGGCTGAGTATCTCAACGGCCCACGCATTCCCAATGCTCGGCGTTTTGACCTGGATGAGGTAGCCGAACTGTCAGTCGGCAAGAACCCTTTGAGCTTGACTCATATGCTGCCCAGTGCTGAGAGATTCAAGAAGGAACTTG AGAAGCTTGGAATTCACAAGGATACACACGTCGTTGTGTACGACACCATTGGtatcttctcatctcctaGAGCATTGTATACGTTCAAAG CTTTCGGCCATGACAAAGTCTCGGTACTTGATGGAGGACTTCCTAGGTGGATTGAGGAAGGTAATGAAGTTGAGATGGGCGAAGCGGGCGAAGTCGGGTCGAGCGAGTACCCCAAAGTCCAAGGTCCTAAGAAAGATTGGGTTCGAT CCTACGAAGAGATCGTATCCAACAGCCAGAAGCCCCTTTCGGACCCCACTGCAGAAATCGTGCTCGATCACCGGCCTGCCGCGCGCTTCCTGGGTATCAACCCGGAGCCTCGACCCAATCTCCCTTCAGGCCATATCCCCAACTCTCGTTCTCTCCCATTTACCCATTATCTCGTTCCTGCCACTGACAAAAAGCCCTTCTCGAACTACAAACCGGTTCCCGAGCTGAAACAGGTCCTTGTGGACGGTGTAGGAGGCGAGGCAATGTGGGATGATATTGAGCGCAGAGACAAACCTCTTGTATTTAGCTGTGGGAGCGGTATGACAGCTGCAATCGGATGGCTGGCCAACGAGCTTATCAGAGAAACGGAAGGAAAGGCACCCAAGTCAGCTTTGTATGATGAGTCGTGGACTGGCTATGCCTTGAGAGAGGATAGCAAGATTGCTAGGAACGGGCATTTTAAGCCATGA
- a CDS encoding hypothetical protein (Match to ESTs gb|CF185773.1|CF185773, gb|CF188603.1|CF188603; HMMPfam hit to HECT, HECT-domain (ubiquitin-transferase), score: 228.7, E(): 1e-65) — MHNQVLPLYPEWIKVGPVNVTIATATTTFQLIDTWPRNRSQRQKARYSAVILRGDTSNEKAKAPITHQRSAARHLVSDEYDDEDDSLWIDEPEGDVTVAEESDMADDYDHEEDDEDDEDGDGDENGDNDGPGGGFGNSAYDRLARLASESGVNLDDATAALFGSGFRAFGGVSSGLSNRLRRLKKKLHSKRIATRLAALRECSELLLVSNEDTLGGTFSPTSFATEFVAILDGRPNIEEGESDEEESVYDDMDEDAQLAAALALSSGDAPGTDGEEDEMECQLVACRCLAHLMEALPGCGHALVQIGAVPILCSKLTEISYIELAEQTLSTLEKISAEYPSAVVREGGLGALLNFLPFFSTNVQRTAVTAAANCCRNISGEHFSKIKEVFPILRDTLSSGDPRLVEQATLAIVRTTESYRHNADHLEGLLDVPTVSAINALLLPSGGSPLITPSTYTHLLKALTTSARGSAKVSIALLEAGMVNSIYQILTGVLPSSSEEGEHGDSSNAQGLAGSITDMAVLQNLSHRPKEQVEEALALICELLPPVPKDGVFDAKAYSEKNLQRVKKGRKSDSPSDRPRRSSRVAEASSSTNTAGPSTPVALNKDSSDRSPSDLISALQANREAAAQRARKDAETQMQLRCDLCQSNTELIGQFIKTVLPVLVDVYAASVVLRVRTKVLVGLVKAVSFAPEEQLNVTLKYVPMASFLCAIISSKDNDAFVLHALQIVELLVTKLPDIYQVSFLREGVVYEIEALANSETKKEKAAKEATKNKAGEVDNADSRPATPSNPPGASEIPGDLRSLLTLSGVSNQILFGQTSGQSTPRKSSSHLDPHDANIIRARMLMAKKIFDTGGDNQKAASKVLANISDLVKRLCEPGASEADLREALRETASQFSSVEQSLSSFELLQSGLVDGLLDFVKIQGQVSPADRQAMLFDIFSDKSFSNPNPLTILVKRLHESLGRLESFDVETAFGGGSDPSRPSTSSVHRTMRIRLVADEGEDIPKNVSQLVITIQAIASIKSVHDYLRPRIADGNFGSGFSQMFAAYAAGRSGGAPGSSTSRLLNALAGNPGSGASPGSHAAAPSVPARASSNAESGPSGGRSPQRRRSARLNPPGDAESAADEAPTAAARVTSPSSSTLLSPTTLTTSERRPILPAMSMGMDFDDEEDYSEDEYDAPVIDQVMEEDLAATGPSESVVNMDVTADGSRVEAKTPQGTRIATPQQNIPVTGPSTATFSRIAPSRSSSYAGALKTEPTDWHLEFFLNGEKLDIHDTIYGAIYKHKHATGLSGVNDFVTTPVIKFRKVEGPLPTKETVAERSSTTASSPLPSTFEPSVSSTSKILHLLRVVHDLSIDGRDNLGDVKGSLDENLFVNNKLTAKLTRQLEEILIIASNCLPTWAIDLPKHFSFLFPFDTRYNFLQLTSFGFPRLLLKVQQSSRSRDDMPNIANLLRRKVRISRTQLLESCAKVMEMYATFPGTLEVEYFDEIGTGLGPTLEFYALASKEFARRNLHVWRDEDPSIAGNYVHHPHGLFPSPLPRASAELVASRLKWFKTLGQFIGRSMLDSRIIDISFNKVFLKLLLDKPIKKSLSTLRAVDPSLARSLERLQGYYCVRKEIEALPIPASSRRTKLAALTVGDAKLADLALDFTLPGYDIELKPGGAHIEVDDSNLGEYLEKVLDWTLGSGVAEQVKAFQDGFSSIFPIKSIKIFSLDELYLLFGNADEDWSRETLEVAIKADHGYNQDSRAVQNLIEVMSSYNKEQRRQFLQFMTGAPKLPIGGFRGLTPPFTVVRKPHEPPYKADDYLPSVMTCALYLKMPDYSSKEVLAAQFERAMRDGRGSFLLS; from the exons AGGCTGAAGAAAAAACTTCATTCCAAACGAATCGCCACTCGACTTGCAGCGCTGCGAGAATGCAGCGAGCTGCTTCTAGTGAGCAACGAGGACACTCTCGGCGGtaccttctctcccacaTCTTTCGCCACCGAATTTGTTGCCATCTTGGACGGCAGACCCAATATTGAAGAGGGCGAaagtgatgaggaggagtcAGTGTATGATGATATGGACGAAGACGCTCAGCTAGCAGCGGCATTAGCTCTTAGCTCCGGTGACGCTCCTGGAActgatggtgaagaagatgagatggaatgTCAACTTGTGGCTTGTCGATGTCTGGCGCACTTGATGGAAGCCTTGCCTGGTTGCGGGCATGCCTTGGTCCAGATAGGAGCGGTGCCAATTCTTTGCTCCAAACTTACTGAAATATCATACATTGAACTGGCAGAGCAAACTCTTAGC ACTTTGGAAAAAATCTCTGCAGAGTATCCCTCCGCAGTCGTCCGCGAGGGCGGCCTTGGTGCCCTGCTTaatttccttccctttttctccaccaATGTACAGCGCACAGCTGTAACCGCAGCTGCCAATTGCTGTCGAAACATTTCCGGCGAACACTTTTCTAAAATCAAAGAAGTTTTCCCCATCTTGCGCGATACTCTTTCTTCTGGCGATCCTCGTCTTGTCGAGCAGGCCACACTTGCTATCGTTCGAACCACGGAATCCTACAGACATAATGCCGATCATCTGGAAGGTCTTCTCGATGTTCCCACCGTGTCAGCGATCAATGCTCTTCTGTTGCCTTCTGGCGGTTCTCCGCTTATAACTCCTTCCACCTATACCCACCTCTTAAAAGCTCTTACTACTTCTGCTCGTGGTTCTGCCAAAGTGTCAATTGCTTTGCTGGAGGCCGGAATGGTCAACTCGATCTATCAAATTCTCACTGgtgttcttccttcttctagcgaagaaggtgagCACGGCGATTCTTCAAATGCCCAAGGTCTGGCTGGAAGTATTACCGATATGGCAGTGCTCCAAAACCTTTCTCACCGACCGAAAGAACAAGTAGAGGAAGCGTTAGCGCTCATTTGCGAACTTTTGCCCCCTGTACCCAAGGACGGAGTCTTTGATGCCAAAGCCTATAGCGAAAAGAATCTGCAAAGGGTCAAAAAGGGCCGCAAGTCGGATAGTCCGTCGGATAGGCCGAGAAGGAGCAGTCGAGTGGCAGAAGCGTCCTCTAGCACTAACACTGCTGGACCCAGTACTCCAGTTGCCCTCAATAAAGACTCATCCGATCGTAGCCCGAGCGATCTAATCTCTGCACTGCAAGCCAATCGCGAGGCTGCTGCTCAAAGAGCTCGCAAAGACGCTGAAACCCAGATGCAATTGCGCTGCGACCTCTGCCAGAGTAACACCGAGCTCATTGGGCAATTTATCAAGACAGTCTTACCAGTGCTGGTTGATGTCTATGCGGCTTCCGTGGTATTAAGAGTACGAACCAAGGTACTTGTCGGTTTGGTGAAGGCAGTGTCGTTTGCCCCAGAGGAGCAACTGAACGTAACACTCAAGTATGTTCCGATGGCCAGTTTCCTCTGTGctatcatctcttccaaggACAATGATGCTTTTGTCCTTCACGCTTTGCAAATTGTTGAGCTACTTGTGACCAAGCTCCCTGATATATATCAGGTATCGTTCTTGCGAGAAGGTGTGGTGTATGAAATTGAAGCCCTAGCCAATTCAGAAacgaaaaaagaaaaggctgCAAAGGAGGCTACCAAGAACAAGGCTGGCGAGGTCGATAATGCGGATTCCAGGCCTGCTACGCCGTCCAATCCTCCTGGCGCTTCTGAAATCCCCGGCGATCTCAGATCACTTCTGACTCTTTCCGGTGTCAGCAATCAAATCCTTTTCGGTCAAACCTCTGGTCAATCGACTCCTAGGAAGTCCAGCTCCCACCTAGACCCCCATGATGCCAATATCATTCGTGCTCGTATGCTTATGGCCAAGAAGATCTTTGACACCGGTGGCGACAACCAGAAAGCGGCCTCCAAGGTACTGGCAAATATCAGTGACTTGGTGAAGAGGCTTTGTGAGCCAGGAGCATCTGAAGCAGATTTGAGAGAGGCCCTGAGAGAAACAGCATCACAGTTTTCAAGTGTCGAACAAAGTCTGTCCAGCTTCGAGCTTCTTCAGAGTGGTTTAGTGGACGGTCTCCTTGATTTTGTGAAAATCCAGGGTCAAGTATCCCCCGCCGACAGGCAGGCAATGCTCTTTGATATATTCTCTGATAAGTCCTTTTCCAACCCGAATCCTTTGACGATTCTTGTGAAGCGTCTCCACGAAAGTCTCGGTCGATTGGAGAGTTTTGATGTGGAGACTGCTTTTGGAGGGGGTTCCGATCCTTCCCGcccctcaacctcaagtGTACATCGCACGATGCGGATTCGACTCGTGGCAGATGAGGGCGAAGATATTCCTAAAAACGTCAGTCAGTTAGTCATTACCATCCAGGCTATTGCTTCTATTAAAAGCGTCCATGACTATTTGAGGCCGCGCATTGCGGATGGGAATTTTGGCTCCGGATTTTCGCAAATGTTTGCGGCATACGCGGCAGGCAGGTCAGGTGGTGCCCCTGGGTCAAGCACATCGAGACTTCTCAACGCTCTTGCCGGCAACCCTGGCAGTGGTGCCTCACCCGGTTCTCATGCTGCTGCTCCGTCTGTCCCAGCACGAGCGAGCAGCAATGCTGAATCGGGCCCATCTGGTGGCAGATCGCCACAACGACGCCGCAGCGCCCGGCTTAATCCCCCTGGTGACGCTGAGTCTGCCGCCGATGAAGCACCAACGGCTGCAGCGAGGGTGACGTCTCCGTCCTCGTCTACCCTTCTTTCGCCTACTACATTGACCACTTCTGAGCGGAGGCCCATCCTGCCAGCTATGTCCATGGGAATGGattttgatgatgaagaggactACTCGGAGGATGAGTACGACGCCCCT GTGATCGATCAAGTcatggaggaagatcttgCTGCTACAGGACCCAGCGAAAGTGTTGTTAATATGGACGTTACTGCCGACGGGTCTCGTGTTGAGGCCAAGACACCTCAAGGCACTCGCATCGCCACTCCGCAACAGAATATTCCAGTCACTGGGCCATCCACTGCTACCTTCAGCCGCATTGCTCCATCGCGATCTAGTTCTTACGCTGGAGCTTTGAAAACGGAGCCTACTGATTGGCACCTCGAATTTTTCCTTAATGGTGAAAAGCTTGATATCCATGACACCATCTACGGAGCAATCTACAAGCATAAACATGCTACTGGTCTCAGCGGCGTGAATGACTTTGTAACAACCCCAGTCATCAAATTTAGGAAAGTTGAAGGTCCACTTCCAACAAAGGAAACTGTTGCTGAGCGTTCATCGACAACTGCCTCGAGTCCCCTTCCATCGACATTCGAGCCATCCGTATCTTCGACTTCGAAGATTTTACATCTTTTACGGGTCGTACACGATTTGTCCATTGATGGACGCGATAACTTAGGTGACGTGAAAGGCTCCTTGGACGAGAATCTGTTTGTGAACAACAAATTAACTGCAAAGTTGACGAGACAGCTCGAAGAGattctcatcatcgccaGCAACTGTCTTCCTACATGGGCTATCGATTTGCCGAAGcacttctccttcctgttCCCTTTTGACACGCGCTATAACTTCTTACAGCTTACCTCATTTGGCttccctcgtcttcttctcaaagtTCAACAGTCGAGCCGATCGCGGGATGACATGCCAAATATCGccaatcttcttcgtcgtaAGGTGCGAATTTCAAGAACACAGCTCTTAGAATCTTGTGCCAAGGTTATGGAGATGTACGCCACGTTTCCTGGAACCCTTGAAGTGGAGTACTTTGACGAGATAGGGACTGGTCTTGGTCCTACCCTAGAGTTTTATGCTCTTGCTTCCAAAGAATTCGCCAGGAGGAATCTTCACGTgtggagagatgaagatccTAGCATTGCGGGCAACTATGTTCACCATCCTCACGGCCTTTtcccctctcctcttcctcgtgcTTCGGCTGAACTCGTGGCATCTCGTCTCAAGTGGTTCAAGACGCTCGGTCAATTTATCGGTCGCTCCATGCTTGATAGCAGGATAATCGACATCAGTTTTAACAAGGTTTTCTTGAAGCTGTTGCTAGACAAACCCATCAAGAAGAGTCTGTCGACCCTAAGGGCGGTTGATCCCTCGCTTGCCCGATCGTTAGAGAGGCTGCAAGGGTATTACTGTGtcaggaaggagattgaagcGCTTCCTATTCCTGCTTCCTCCCGACGGACAAAACTGGCTGCGTTGACCGTTGGCGACGCGAAGCTTGCAGACCTTGCGCTCGATTTCACTCTTCCTGGTTATGATATCGAGCTCAAGCCCGGTGGTGCGCATATTGAGGTGGACGACAGCAATCTAGGTGAATATCTGGAAAAGGTACTGGATTGGACTTTAGGGTCCGGTGTGGCCGAACAAGTGAAAGCATTCCAAGATG GCTTCTCATCTATCTTCCCCATAAAGAGCATCAAGATATTTTCACTTGATGAGCTTTATCTCTTATTTGGCAACGCCGATGAAGATTGGTCCCGCGAGA CACTCGAGGTGGCCATCAAGGCTGACCATGGGTACAACCAAGATAGTCGGGCTGTGCAGAATTTGATCGAGGTCATGTCCTCGTATAATAAAGAGCAACGACGGCAATTTCTCCAATT CATGACTGGTGCACCCAAATTACCCATCGGCGGTTTTAGAGGTCTCACTCCGCCGTTCACTGTGGTTCGAAAACCTCACGAGCCTCCCTACAAGGCCGATGATTATCTTCCTAGCGTAATGACCTGTGCTCTG TACCTGAAAATGCCGGATTACTCTAGCAAAGAGGTCCTGGCTGCTCAATTTGAACGAGCAATGAGGGATGGCAGGGGATCTTTCCTACTATCATAG